A genomic window from Vitis riparia cultivar Riparia Gloire de Montpellier isolate 1030 chromosome 18, EGFV_Vit.rip_1.0, whole genome shotgun sequence includes:
- the LOC117906818 gene encoding RNA-binding protein 24-A isoform X1, giving the protein MAYQPIPGPSSGSSSSSGFQFLNSPFGDTTYTKVFVGGLAWETQSETMRRYFEQFGEILEAVVITDKNTGRSKGYGFVTFRDPESARRACADPAPIIDGRRANCNLASLGRPRPSMSYGRLRPVTPYLGSVPATRGSYVGNFGYQQPVSYSYQQGFMYPSYGYAAYGPEYVYPQGVYNPYPGQQYLQIYGVPGTVNTAIYPYGQLGQTLPSSHGYTTVQGYAMPGHQFMQFGGPSVNAISTSPIPTIQAPYPTGIAAPVPAQPQFIVPAHSPQFIQGSGPDQTTG; this is encoded by the exons ATGGCGTATCAGCCGATTCCGGGTCCGAGTTCTGGGTCCAGTTCGAGTTCCGGGTTTCAATTCTTGAATTCCCCTTTTGGAGATACTACGTACACCAAGGTGTTTGTGGGAGGATTGGCGTGGGAGACTCAGAGCGAGACTATGCGCCGATACTTTGAGCAGTTCGGTGAGATCCTTGAGGCCGTTGTCATCACCGATAAGAACACTGGCCGATCGAAGGGTTATGGTTTT GTGACTTTCCGGGATCCCGAATCTGCAAGGAGAGCCTGTGCGGATCCAGCTCCAATTATTGATGGTAGACGGGCTAATTGTAATTTGGCTTCACTTGGACGACCCCGACCATCTATGTCTTATG GACGTTTGAGACCAGTCACCCCTTACCTTGGAAGTGTGCCAGCCACCCGGGGAAGCTATGTTGGAAATTTTGGCTACCAGCAACCAGTTTCTTACAGTTACCAGCAAGGATTTATGTACCCTTCATATGG ATATGCAGCATATGGACCTGAATATGTGTATCCACAG GGTGTTTACAATCCTTATCCAGGCCAGCAATACCTTCAGATATATGGGGTGCCTGGGACAGTTAATACAGCTATTTATCCGTATGGACAATTGGGTCAGACTCTTCCCAGCAGTCATGGTTATACAACGGTACAGGGTTATGCAATGCCAGGTCATCAGTTCATGCAATTTGGTGGGCCTAGTGTCAATGCCATATCAACATCGCCTATTCCAACAATTCAGGCACCCTATCCTACAg GTATAGCCGCACCTGTTCCAGCACAACCACAGTTTATAGTTCCTGCTCATTCTCCTCAGTTCATTCAAGGCAGCGGTCCTGACCAAACAACTGGGTGA
- the LOC117906818 gene encoding probable RNA-binding protein ARP1 isoform X2: MAYQPIPGPSSGSSSSSGFQFLNSPFGDTTYTKVFVGGLAWETQSETMRRYFEQFGEILEAVVITDKNTGRSKGYGFVTFRDPESARRACADPAPIIDGRRANCNLASLGRPRPSMSYGRLRPVTPYLGSVPATRGSYVGNFGYQQPVSYSYQQGFMYPSYGNAKSGSCGGYVPQLNVCPWTDMQHMDLNMCIHRVFTILIQASNTFRYMGCLGQLIQLFIRMDNWVRLFPAVMVIQRYRVMQCQVISSCNLVGLVSMPYQHRLFQQFRHPILQV; this comes from the exons ATGGCGTATCAGCCGATTCCGGGTCCGAGTTCTGGGTCCAGTTCGAGTTCCGGGTTTCAATTCTTGAATTCCCCTTTTGGAGATACTACGTACACCAAGGTGTTTGTGGGAGGATTGGCGTGGGAGACTCAGAGCGAGACTATGCGCCGATACTTTGAGCAGTTCGGTGAGATCCTTGAGGCCGTTGTCATCACCGATAAGAACACTGGCCGATCGAAGGGTTATGGTTTT GTGACTTTCCGGGATCCCGAATCTGCAAGGAGAGCCTGTGCGGATCCAGCTCCAATTATTGATGGTAGACGGGCTAATTGTAATTTGGCTTCACTTGGACGACCCCGACCATCTATGTCTTATG GACGTTTGAGACCAGTCACCCCTTACCTTGGAAGTGTGCCAGCCACCCGGGGAAGCTATGTTGGAAATTTTGGCTACCAGCAACCAGTTTCTTACAGTTACCAGCAAGGATTTATGTACCCTTCATATGG GAATGCAAAAAGTGGTAGTTGCGGAGGATATGTGCCCCAGCTCAATGTTTGCCCTTGGACAG ATATGCAGCATATGGACCTGAATATGTGTATCCACAG GGTGTTTACAATCCTTATCCAGGCCAGCAATACCTTCAGATATATGGGGTGCCTGGGACAGTTAATACAGCTATTTATCCGTATGGACAATTGGGTCAGACTCTTCCCAGCAGTCATGGTTATACAACGGTACAGGGTTATGCAATGCCAGGTCATCAGTTCATGCAATTTGGTGGGCCTAGTGTCAATGCCATATCAACATCGCCTATTCCAACAATTCAGGCACCCTATCCTACAg GTATAG
- the LOC117907335 gene encoding SWI/SNF complex subunit SWI3B: MAAQSPIKDPIGASTETLTQQPDSSSSIIPTVKSEIPVAASASPSVGVVPRASEPETINIPSYSRWFSWNNVHECEVRFLPEFFDARSPSKNPRVYKYYRNSIILSFRQNPSRKLTFTDVRKILVGDVGSIRRVFDFLEAWGLINYSGSALKQPLKWEEKDNKSGGASSHTGDAGGGAVESIPKRRWCSGCKSLCSIACFACDKFDLTLCARCYVRGNYRVGVNSSDFRRVEISEDTKAGWTDKETLHLLEAVLHYGDDWKKVAEHVGGRNEKECVTHFIKLSFGEQYLGHTSSGDVDNKFSQAKDQSDAGFGQENIGTSSASKKMRLTPLSDASNPIMAQAAFLSALVGVEVAEAAAQAAVASLSDVDPRKMKEGLGSFANGARIQDPNVESNGDTTSNALEGAYIDAKSLLEREELDVERAISGITEVQMKEIRDKIVHFEEFELHMEKEWQQLQQMKSLLFVDQLTLLFQKAAAPKTGELMGGENVRTD, encoded by the exons ATGGCGGCACAGTCGCCGATCAAAGACCCAATCGGAGCATCCACTGAAACCCTAACCCAACAACCTGATTCCTCTTCCTCCATCATTCCAACCGTCAAGTCTGAGATTCCGGTCGCCGCCTCCGCTTCCCCTTCAGTTGGGGTTGTTCCCCGTGCTTCTGAACCGGAGACCATCAACATCCCCAGCTATTCCA GGTGGTTTTCGTGGAACAATGTCCACGAATGCGAGGTTCGGTTCCTTCCTGAGTTCTTCGACGCTCGGTCCCCGTCCAAGAACCCTAGGGTTTACAAGTATTACCGTAATTCGATAATCCTGTCCTTCAGACAAAACCCTTCGAGGAAGCTCACGTTTACGGATGTTCGGAAAATTCTTGTTGGAGATGTGGGATCCATTCGCAGGGTTTTTGATTTTCTGGAGGCTTGGGGTTTGATTAATTACTCCGGTTCTGCCTTGAAACAGCCGTTGAAATGGGAAGAGAAGGATAATAAGTCCGGTGGGGCGTCTTCGCATACCGGGGATGCTGGAGGAGGTGCTGTTGAATCTATTCCTAAGAGGAGATGGTGCAGCGGCTGCAAATCCCTCTGCAGCATTGCTTGTTTTGCCTGTGATAAG TTTGACTTGACTCTCTGTGCACGGTGCTATGTTCGTGGCAATTATCGGGTTGGGGTCAATTCTTCAGATTTTAGGCGAGTTGAAATCAGTGAAGACACAAAAGCAGGTTGGACTGACAAAGAAACTTTGCACCTTTTAGAAGCTGTCTTGCATTATGGTGATGACTGGAAGAAGGTTGCGGAGCATGTTGGTGGTAGAAATGAGAAAGAATGTGTTACTCATTTTATCAAGCTTTCTTTTGGGGAGCAATATCTTGGACATACAAGCTCTGGGGATGTTGATAACAAGTTTTCTCAAGCGAAGGACCAGAGTGATGCTGGATTTGGACAGGAAAATATTGGCACTTCTTCCGCAAGTAAAAAAATGCGACTCACACCACTTTCTGATGCAAGCAACCCAATTATGGCTCAG GCTGCATTCTTGTCGGCTTTGGTGGGTGTAGAGGTTGCAGAAGCTGCTGCTCAAGCAGCTGTTGCATCTTTGTCAGATGTGGATCctagaaaaatgaaagagggTCTTGGATCTTTTGCTAATGGTGCAAGAATACAAG ACCCTAATGTGGAATCCAATGGCGACACCACCTCAAATGCGTTGGAAGGAGCTTATATAGATGCAAAGTCACTGCTCGAGAGGGAAGAGCTGGATGTGGAGAGAGCAATTTCTGGCATTACTGAAGTGCAG ATGAAGGAGATTCGGGATAAGATTGTTCATTTTGAGGAGTTTGAATTGCATATGGAGAAAGAGTGGCAACAGCTCCAACAAATGAAGAGCCTACTCTTTGTTGATCAGCTCACCCTTCTGTTTCAAAAAGCTGCTGCACCAAAAACTGGAGAATTGATGGGGGGCGAGAATGTTAGAACAGATTGA
- the LOC117907336 gene encoding psbP domain-containing protein 3, chloroplastic, whose product MALYFPLPLRSGSCDFSAYSSKKGCGSRTGKCGKKQRVIFCKNENKEEEKTSFGIKEQHGGGRREVVLQMVFSTISLQAIVPNALADTEVPEDFKVYSDEVNKFKIQIPQDWQVGSGEPSGFKSVTAFYPEEASGSNVSVVITGLGADFTRLESFGKVDAFAENLVNGLDRSWQRPPGIAAKLIDCRAANGFYYIEYWLQNPGESRRHLFSAVGMANNGWYNRLYTVTGQYLEEESEKFSSKIEKVVASFRFI is encoded by the exons ATGGCTCTGTATTTTCCACTTCCTCTCCGTTCTGGGTCCTGCGACTTCTCAGCTTATTCGAGTAAAAAag GTTGTGGGTCAAGAACCGGGAAATGTGGAAAAAAGCAACGTGTTATCTTCTGCAAGAATGAGaacaaggaagaagaaaaaacaag TTTTGGGATTAAAGAACAACATGGAGGTGGAAGAAGGGAGGTTGTGCTACAGATGGTGTTCAGTACAATTTCCCTTCAGGCAATTGTTCCTAACGCACTGGCCGATACTG AGGTGCCAGAGGATTTCAAGGTTTACTCAGATGAGGTCAACAAGTTCAAAATACAGATTCCCCAAG ATTGGCAGGTGGGTTCAGGAGAACCAAGTGGATTTAAATCAGTGACAGCATTCTACCCAGAAGAAGCTTCTGGTTCAAATG TCAGCGTAGTTATCACTGGGCTTGGCGCGGATTTTACCAGACTCGAGTCTTTTGGCAAAGTTGATGCTTTTGCAGAGAATCTG GTAAATGGATTGGATAGAAGCTGGCAAAGGCCTCCCGGTATTGCTGCAAAACTCATTGACTGCAGAGCTGCTAATG GGTTTTATTACATTGAGTATTGGCTTCAGAATCCTGGGGAAAGTCGTAGACATTTATTTTCAGCTGTTGGGATGGCAAACAACGGTTGGTACAACAGGCTTTATACCGTGACCGGACAG TATTTGGAAGAAGAATCAGAAAAATTCAGTTCTAAAATTGAGAAG GTTGTTGCATCCTTCAGgtttatttga
- the LOC117907096 gene encoding AT-hook motif nuclear-localized protein 10: MSGSETGIMTTREPFSMGLQKNAVPSQPVIQNMRLAFSPDGAAVYKPVSGTSPPYQSSGGTGGEGSTGGAIIPHGLNMNMGSEPLKRKRGRPRKYGPDGTMALALSPAPSGVNVSQSGGAFSSPPASAGSASPSSLKKARGRPPGSSKKQQMEALGSAGVGFTPHVITVKAGEDVSSKIMSFSQHGPRAVCILSANGAISNVTLRQPATSGGTVTYEGRFEILSLSGSFLLSENGGQRSRTGGLSVSLSGPDGRVLGGGVAGLLTAASPVQVVVGSFIADGRKESKSASQVEPSSAPPKIAPVGGGGGVTGTSSPPSRGTLSESSGGPGSPLNQSTGACNNSNPPGMTSIPWK, encoded by the exons ATGTCAGGATCTGAAACTGGAATCATGACTACCAGAGAGCCCTTCAGCATGGGTCTCCAGAAAAATGCGGTACCGTCACAGCCGGTGATACAAAACATGCGCTTAGCCTTCAGTCCAGACGGAGCAGCTGTGTACAAGCCCGTTTCCGGGACCTCCCCGCCGTACCAGTCTTCCGGCGGTACCGGTGGAGAGGGTTCCACCGGCGGCGCCATCATACCTCACGGCCTTAACATGAATATGGGGAGCGAGCCCttgaagaggaagagagggagGCCAAGGAAATACGGCCCAGATGGGACCATGGCACTGGCGTTGTCACCTGCTCCTTCTGGTGTGAACGTATCTCAGTCCGGTGGGGCATTTTCTTCTCCACCTGCTTCGGCCGGATCAGCCTCACCTTCTTCCTTGAAGAAAGCAAGAGGCCGACCACCCGGTTCCAGCAAGAAACAGCAAATGGAAGCTCTTG GATCTGCGGGAGTTGGATTTACACCTCATGTTATCACAGTGAAAGCTGGAGAG GATGTATCATCAAAAATAATGTCATTTTCTCAGCATGGTCCAAGGGCTGTTTGCATCCTATCAGCAAATGGTGCCATCTCTAATGTGACTCTCCGCCAACCAGCAACATCTGGTGGCACTGTAACTTATGAG GGACGGTTTGaaattctctctctttctgGTTCATTTCTGCTCTCGGAAAATGGTGGTCAGCGAAGCAGGACTGGGGGATTAAGCGTGTCATTGTCTGGTCCGGATGGCCGTGTTTTGGGTGGTGGCGTAGCAGGTCTTTTAACAGCTGCATCCCCTGTTCAG GTAGTTGTGGGTAGTTTTATTGCAGATGGCCGCAAGGAATCAAAGTCAGCAAGCCAAGTGGAACCCTCATCAGCCCCACCAAAGATTGCCCCAGTTGGTGGTGGGGGTGGGGTAACAGGAACAAGCAGCCCCCCATCTCGTGGGACACTGAGTGAGTCATCTGGCGGACCTGGGAGCCCCCTTAACCAGAGCACGGGAGCCTGCAATAACAGTAATCCACCAGGAATGACGAGCATCCCATGGAAGTAG
- the LOC117907525 gene encoding short-chain dehydrogenase/reductase family 42E member 1 isoform X2, giving the protein MHLSENEGIEGSTFVVTGGLGFVGAALCLELVRRGARQIRAIDLRSTSPWSDDLENKGVHCIQGDITVKKDVERALRGADCVFHLASYGMSGKEMIQYGRVDEVNINGTCHILDACIEFGIKRLVYTSTYNVVFGGKEILNGNEALPYFPLDDHVDSYSRSKSIAEQLVLKNNGRPFKNKSGKCLYTCAVRPAAIYGPGEDRHFPRIISLAKLGVLPFTIGEANVKGDWIYVDNLVHAQILASMGLLDDIPGREKRPIAAGQSYFVNDGSPVNIYEFLRPLLRSLEYDLPKASLPVPYALFMSRINCMIYTLLYPWLNRWWLPQPLMLPAEVYKVGVTHYFSYLKAKEELGYVPLVSPREGMAATISYWQERKRRSLEGPTLQTWLFCIIGMFVLFCAAYLPDIGPVPIFRAISLFFLRSMAIIRVVFLLATAAHIGEAVYAWHLAKRVDPANARGWFWQTFALGIFSLRFLLKRAKK; this is encoded by the exons ATGCATTTGAGCGAGAACGAAGGCATTGAGGGCAGTACCTTCGTAGTGACCGGAGGTCTCGGCTTTGTCGGCGCCGCTCTTTGTCTTGAGCTCGTTCGCAGAGGTGCGCGCCAGATTCGGGCGATTGATTTGCGGAGCACTTCGCCTTGGTCCGATGATCTTGAGAACAAAGGAGTCCACTGCATCCAAG GGGATATCACTGTCAAAAAGGATGTTGAAAGAGCTTTACGTGGTGCAGATTGTGTATTCCACCTTGCTTCTTATGGTATGTCAGGGAAAGAAATGATCCAATATGGCCGTGTAGATGAGGTGAATATAAACGGAACTTGCCACATATTGGATGCTTGCATTGAATTTGGGATCAAAAGGCTTGTCTACACAAGCACATACAATGTTGTGTTTGGGGGAAAGGAGATTTTGAATGGCAATGAGGCCTTACCTTATTTTCCTTTGGATGATCATGTGGATTCTTACAGCCGAAGTAAATCTATAGCTGAACAGCTGGTTCTAAAGAACAATGGTCGTCCTTTTAA GAACAAGAGCGGGAAATGTCTTTATACCTGTGCAGTTCGTCCAGCAGCTATCTATGGGCCTGGTGAAGATAGGCACTTTCCCAGGATAATATCTCTGGCAAAGTTGGGTGTGCTGCCATTCACAATAGGTGAAGCAAATGTAAAAGGAGATTGGATTTATGTTGATAATCTTGTGCATGCACAAATATTGGCAAGCATGGGACTCTTAGATGACATTCCTGGGAGAGAGAAACGTCCAATAGCTGCTGGGCAGTCCTACTTCGTAAATGATG GTTCTCCAGTAAACATTTATGAATTCCTCCGCCCTCTTCTCAGAAGCCTGGAGTACGATCTGCCAAAGGCTTCGTTGCCTGTCCCTTATGCTCTTTTCATGTCTAGGATTAACTGCATGATCTATACGCTCTTATATCCATGGTTGAACCGATGGTGGCTTCCACAACCACTGATGCTTCCTGCTGAAGTATACAAG GTGGGTGTAACCCATTACTTCTCTTACCTCAAAGCTAAGGAGGAGCTTGGCTATGTTCCGCTGGTGAGTCCTCGAGAAGGAATGGCTGCAACCATCTCATACTGgcaagaaaggaaaagaagaagccTTGAAGGCCCTACACTTCAGACATGGTTATTTTGTATTATCGGAATGTTTGTTCTATTCTGTGCCGCTTACTTACCAGATATTGGGCCTGTGCCCATCTTCAGAGCAATCAGTCTTTTCTTCCTCCGCTCAATGGCGATAATAAGGGTGGTGTTTCTTCTAGCTACTGCAGCACATATTGGCGAGGCTGTATACGCATGGCACTTGGCCAAAAGGGTGGATCCAGCGAACGCAAGAGGATG GTTTTGGCAGACTTTTGCTCTTGGGATATTTTCACTCCGTTTCCTGCTGAAGAGGGCCAAGAAATAA
- the LOC117907525 gene encoding short-chain dehydrogenase/reductase family 42E member 1 isoform X1 translates to MHLSENEGIEGSTFVVTGGLGFVGAALCLELVRRGARQIRAIDLRSTSPWSDDLENKGVHCIQGDITVKKDVERALRGADCVFHLASYGMSGKEMIQYGRVDEVNINGTCHILDACIEFGIKRLVYTSTYNVVFGGKEILNGNEALPYFPLDDHVDSYSRSKSIAEQLVLKNNGRPFKNKSGKCLYTCAVRPAAIYGPGEDRHFPRIISLAKLGVLPFTIGEANVKGDWIYVDNLVHAQILASMGLLDDIPGREKRPIAAGQSYFVNDGSPVNIYEFLRPLLRSLEYDLPKASLPVPYALFMSRINCMIYTLLYPWLNRWWLPQPLMLPAEVYKVGVTHYFSYLKAKEELGYVPLVSPREGMAATISYWQERKRRSLEGPTLQTWLFCIIGMFVLFCAAYLPDIGPVPIFRAISLFFLRSMAIIRVVFLLATAAHIGEAVYAWHLAKRVDPANARGWFWQTFALGIFSLRFLLKRAKK, encoded by the exons ATGCATTTGAGCGAGAACGAAGGCATTGAGGGCAGTACCTTCGTAGTGACCGGAGGTCTCGGCTTTGTCGGCGCCGCTCTTTGTCTTGAGCTCGTTCGCAGAGGTGCGCGCCAGATTCGGGCGATTGATTTGCGGAGCACTTCGCCTTGGTCCGATGATCTTGAGAACAAAGGAGTCCACTGCATCCAAG GGGATATCACTGTCAAAAAGGATGTTGAAAGAGCTTTACGTGGTGCAGATTGTGTATTCCACCTTGCTTCTTATGGTATGTCAGGGAAAGAAATGATCCAATATGGCCGTGTAGATGAGGTGAATATAAACGGAACTTGCCACATATTGGATGCTTGCATTGAATTTGGGATCAAAAGGCTTGTCTACACAAGCACATACAATGTTGTGTTTGGGGGAAAGGAGATTTTGAATGGCAATGAGGCCTTACCTTATTTTCCTTTGGATGATCATGTGGATTCTTACAGCCGAAGTAAATCTATAGCTGAACAGCTGGTTCTAAAGAACAATGGTCGTCCTTTTAA GAACAAGAGCGGGAAATGTCTTTATACCTGTGCAGTTCGTCCAGCAGCTATCTATGGGCCTGGTGAAGATAGGCACTTTCCCAGGATAATATCTCTGGCAAAGTTGGGTGTGCTGCCATTCACAATAGGTGAAGCAAATGTAAAAGGAGATTGGATTTATGTTGATAATCTTGTGCATGCACAAATATTGGCAAGCATGGGACTCTTAGATGACATTCCTGGGAGAGAGAAACGTCCAATAGCTGCTGGGCAGTCCTACTTCGTAAATGATG GTTCTCCAGTAAACATTTATGAATTCCTCCGCCCTCTTCTCAGAAGCCTGGAGTACGATCTGCCAAAGGCTTCGTTGCCTGTCCCTTATGCTCTTTTCATGTCTAGGATTAACTGCATGATCTATACGCTCTTATATCCATGGTTGAACCGATGGTGGCTTCCACAACCACTGATGCTTCCTGCTGAAGTATACAAG GTGGGTGTAACCCATTACTTCTCTTACCTCAAAGCTAAGGAGGAGCTTGGCTATGTTCCGCTGGTGAGTCCTCGAGAAGGAATGGCTGCAACCATCTCATACTGgcaagaaaggaaaagaagaagccTTGAAGGCCCTACACTTCAGACATGGTTATTTTGTATTATCGGAATGTTTGTTCTATTCTGTGCCGCTTACTTACCAGATATTGGGCCTGTGCCCATCTTCAGAGCAATCAGTCTTTTCTTCCTCCGCTCAATGGCGATAATAAGGGTGGTGTTTCTTCTAGCTACTGCAGCACATATTGGCGAGGCTGTATACGCATGGCACTTGGCCAAAAGGGTGGATCCAGCGAACGCAAGAGGATGGTTTTGGCAGACTTTCGCTCTTGGGATATTTTCACTCCGTTTCCTCCTGAAGAGGGCCAAGAAATAA
- the LOC117907695 gene encoding heavy metal-associated isoprenylated plant protein 45-like — protein sequence METVELKVEMVGIHEKRLRKCLSKLKGIEKVEVDANSQKVVVTGYAHRNKILKAVKRGGLKVDFWSAQNELLTAYASASYASYGSLRFNNFNFF from the exons ATGGAG ACTGTTGAATTGAAGGTGGAGATGGTGGGCATACATGAGAAAAGACTCAGGAAATGTCTGTCAAAATTAAAGG GAATAGAGAAGGTGGAAGTGGATGCCAATTCCCAGAAGGTGGTGGTGACAGGGTATGCACATAGAAACAAGATACTGAAAGCAGTGAAGAGAGGTGGGTTAAAAGTGGACTTCTGGTCTGCCCAGAATGAGCTGCTCACTGCTTATGCCAGTGCCAGTTATGCCAGTTATGGAAGCTTGAGATTCAACAACTTCAACTTCTTCTAG